The Sinomicrobium kalidii genome contains a region encoding:
- a CDS encoding NUDIX hydrolase — protein MYEVFVNDYPIILTNILTKEVKHKLFLLESVRMEEVIRQLTKGEIECAHLYDPEAGQLLKKFQEKMPLVVAAGGLVTNEAKEVLFIYRNGKWDLPKGKLEKKESIEEAALREVEEETGVKKLKLGPLLQKTYHIFKRNGTYKLKETHWYGMTSTYKGKLKAQCEEGIEKAEWMKPDEIPEALRNSYANIKVLFAN, from the coding sequence ATGTATGAAGTTTTTGTAAATGATTATCCAATTATTTTAACAAATATACTTACCAAGGAGGTAAAACATAAACTGTTTTTACTGGAAAGTGTGCGTATGGAAGAGGTCATAAGGCAGCTCACCAAAGGGGAAATAGAATGTGCCCATTTGTATGATCCGGAAGCGGGGCAGCTGCTTAAAAAATTTCAGGAAAAAATGCCGCTGGTAGTGGCAGCAGGCGGACTGGTGACCAATGAAGCGAAGGAAGTGCTGTTTATCTACCGCAACGGTAAATGGGACCTTCCGAAGGGGAAACTCGAAAAAAAGGAATCTATTGAAGAAGCCGCCCTGAGGGAAGTAGAGGAGGAAACAGGCGTAAAGAAACTGAAACTCGGTCCGCTTTTACAAAAGACATATCACATTTTTAAACGAAACGGCACTTACAAGCTGAAAGAAACCCATTGGTACGGCATGACCAGTACATATAAAGGAAAACTCAAGGCGCAGTGTGAAGAAGGAATTGAAAAGGCGGAATGGATGAAACCTGACGAAATTCCGGAAGCCCTCCGGAATTCATATGCCAACATAAAGGTGTTGTTTGCAAACTAG
- a CDS encoding ABC transporter ATP-binding protein codes for MPQQKSTTDTGTPKISWRERFGSLQYIPRFFSKIKEVSPRLFYTNLFARIVNSATPVLMLWVGKLILDEVVLQIDAPEKDFARLWMLVGVELGLAVLSDLISRAINLTDTLVGDLYANKSSVEIINKTAEIELSQLEDADFYDKLERARRQTVGRVSLMSNIMSQFQDSITVVSLVTALVVFEPWLIVLLVLAVIPAFLNEIKFSQKSYSLARGWTTERRELDDLRYVGASDITAKEVKLFGLTGYISDRFKRLSDEYYKVTRKLAIRKNLWGGVFNVLGVISYYGAYIVIIIRVVAGVLTVGDLTFLSGSFNRLRNQLQVIFFRFSQITESSLYLKDYFDFLDMETASEDATTASLAPVPEDFRDGLEFVDVWFKYPGQEDYVLKGINFKVPAGQKLAFVGENGAGKTTLIKLALRFYEPVKGKILLDGTNIREFAKEEYQKLFGVIFQDFVKYNFSAGENIAVGNIENVDDGERIKTAAEQSLADEVIATLPRKYDQKLGRRFTNGLDLSGGQWQKIALARAYMKDAKIAILDEPTSALDARAEYEAFQRFIGLTEGKTAIIISHRFSTVRLANTIVVLENGKVLEKGPHETLMENNGLYAELFSLQAVGYH; via the coding sequence ATGCCTCAGCAAAAATCCACGACCGATACCGGTACACCCAAAATAAGCTGGAGGGAACGTTTCGGTTCCCTTCAGTATATACCGCGGTTTTTCAGTAAAATAAAGGAAGTATCTCCCCGGCTGTTCTATACCAATCTTTTCGCACGTATTGTCAATTCGGCTACCCCGGTGCTCATGTTGTGGGTCGGTAAGCTGATACTTGACGAAGTTGTATTGCAGATCGATGCCCCGGAAAAGGACTTTGCAAGATTGTGGATGCTGGTGGGGGTGGAACTGGGTCTTGCGGTGCTTTCCGACCTCATAAGCCGGGCCATTAACCTTACGGATACACTGGTTGGTGATCTTTACGCCAACAAATCCTCCGTGGAAATCATCAACAAGACGGCCGAGATCGAGTTGAGCCAGCTGGAAGATGCCGATTTTTACGATAAACTGGAGCGTGCCCGCCGGCAGACCGTGGGCCGGGTTTCCCTGATGTCCAATATTATGTCACAATTTCAGGACAGTATTACGGTGGTATCCCTGGTTACCGCCCTGGTGGTGTTTGAGCCCTGGCTTATAGTGCTGCTTGTCCTGGCGGTGATCCCCGCATTTCTGAACGAAATAAAATTCAGCCAGAAAAGCTATTCCCTTGCCCGTGGATGGACCACCGAACGCAGGGAACTGGACGATCTGAGATATGTTGGTGCCAGTGACATTACTGCGAAGGAAGTAAAACTGTTCGGGCTTACGGGGTATATTTCCGATCGTTTTAAAAGGCTGTCGGATGAATATTATAAAGTGACCCGGAAACTGGCCATCCGGAAAAACCTCTGGGGCGGGGTCTTTAATGTCCTGGGCGTCATTTCCTATTACGGGGCGTATATCGTTATTATCATCCGGGTAGTTGCGGGGGTGCTTACGGTGGGGGACCTTACTTTCCTTTCCGGTTCCTTTAACCGTCTGCGGAACCAGCTTCAGGTTATTTTTTTCAGGTTTAGCCAGATTACGGAGAGTTCCCTTTATTTAAAGGATTATTTCGATTTCCTGGATATGGAAACAGCTTCGGAAGATGCGACTACGGCTTCTTTGGCTCCTGTGCCGGAGGACTTCCGGGACGGACTGGAATTTGTGGATGTGTGGTTTAAATATCCCGGGCAGGAAGACTATGTTTTAAAAGGAATAAATTTTAAAGTGCCTGCCGGGCAAAAACTTGCTTTTGTGGGAGAGAACGGTGCCGGAAAGACCACGCTGATAAAACTGGCATTGCGATTCTACGAACCTGTGAAAGGGAAAATACTGCTGGACGGGACAAATATCCGGGAATTTGCCAAAGAAGAATACCAGAAACTTTTCGGGGTGATCTTCCAGGACTTTGTAAAGTATAATTTCTCTGCCGGAGAAAACATTGCCGTGGGAAATATCGAAAATGTGGATGATGGCGAAAGGATCAAAACAGCGGCAGAACAAAGCCTTGCCGACGAGGTCATCGCTACCCTGCCGCGAAAATATGATCAGAAACTGGGCCGTAGATTTACCAACGGACTGGACCTGTCCGGAGGACAATGGCAAAAGATAGCTCTGGCCAGGGCTTATATGAAAGACGCTAAAATTGCCATACTGGACGAGCCCACCTCCGCCCTGGATGCCCGTGCGGAATATGAGGCTTTTCAAAGGTTCATAGGGCTTACCGAAGGAAAGACCGCTATTATCATTTCCCATAGGTTCAGTACGGTACGACTGGCCAATACCATTGTAGTACTCGAAAATGGTAAAGTCCTCGAAAAAGGGCCGCACGAAACACTGATGGAAAACAACGGCCTTTATGCCGAGTTGTTCAGTTTACAGGCGGTCGGATATCATTGA